A portion of the Celeribacter baekdonensis genome contains these proteins:
- a CDS encoding cell division protein FtsX translates to MRTILLPFLNFSESAQGRVVPPSGFTARLTVLTAAAMAFLAVFALALSLATGRLAERWGNELARASTVRISAPEDQVDAQIKAALDVLNTTPGVASARALSRDEEMALLEPWFGPSLPVDTLPLPALIEVIETTEGYDGEGLRLRLAGEAPGAVLDDHSRWRRPLIKAASRLRLLGYVSLILMTCVTAGMITLAANAALAANAQVIRTLRLVGATDSYIARAFERRFTLRGFTGAVIGAFLGTVAVALLPSAQQEGGFLTGLGFSGLQWFWPFVIPPLAAFVAFLATRFAALQTLRRLM, encoded by the coding sequence CTGACGGTTCTCACGGCTGCTGCGATGGCATTTTTGGCGGTGTTTGCGCTGGCTTTGTCTTTGGCGACGGGCCGATTGGCCGAACGTTGGGGCAATGAGTTGGCGCGTGCGTCCACCGTGCGGATTTCGGCGCCCGAGGATCAGGTCGACGCCCAGATCAAAGCGGCGCTTGATGTGCTGAACACCACGCCGGGCGTCGCCTCGGCGCGGGCCTTGAGCCGGGACGAAGAAATGGCCCTGCTTGAGCCCTGGTTCGGTCCGTCTTTGCCGGTTGATACCTTGCCTTTGCCGGCGCTGATCGAAGTGATTGAAACGACGGAGGGCTATGATGGCGAAGGTCTGAGATTGCGTTTGGCCGGAGAGGCCCCCGGTGCGGTTCTTGATGATCACAGCCGCTGGCGTCGCCCGTTGATCAAGGCCGCCAGTCGGCTTCGGCTTTTGGGCTATGTGTCTTTGATTTTGATGACTTGCGTGACTGCGGGGATGATCACTTTGGCCGCCAATGCAGCACTCGCCGCCAATGCTCAAGTGATCCGCACCCTGCGTCTTGTCGGCGCCACGGACAGCTATATCGCCCGCGCCTTTGAACGCCGCTTTACGTTGCGCGGCTTTACCGGGGCCGTCATCGGTGCGTTTCTCGGCACGGTCGCGGTGGCGCTTTTGCCCTCGGCGCAGCAAGAAGGCGGATTTCTCACCGGACTTGGCTTTTCCGGGCTACAGTGGTTCTGGCCCTTTGTGATCCCGCCGCTGGCGGCCTTTGTGGCGTTTTTGGCCACTCGGTTTGCCGCGCTGCAAACGCTACGGAGATTGATGTGA
- a CDS encoding lysophospholipid acyltransferase family protein, producing MLYPIQWILSLIFVVQMYLAMIVLAIVFTPFAMINRVYAYAACRTYCRWVRFSARWLVGLRSEIRGDIPTDEVLIASKHQSFFDIIMIVSVVPRPKFIMKKQLSLAPIVGYYAKRIGCVAVDRGKRGQAIKKMVADVKSGSSLPGQLIIFPQGTRVAAGVHMPYKVGTGVLYEQTGQDIVPAATNVGVFWPRHGIYRARGLAVVEFLPRITSGKSIKEVMTELEEVVEIASDHLMGEAGFSAPSSKT from the coding sequence ATGCTCTATCCGATCCAATGGATCCTCTCTTTGATCTTCGTGGTTCAGATGTATCTGGCGATGATTGTTCTGGCGATTGTCTTTACGCCCTTCGCGATGATCAACCGGGTTTATGCCTATGCTGCATGCCGGACCTATTGCCGTTGGGTGCGGTTTTCGGCGCGTTGGCTTGTTGGGCTACGCTCTGAAATTCGTGGTGATATCCCAACAGATGAGGTTTTGATCGCCTCCAAACACCAAAGTTTTTTCGACATTATCATGATCGTTTCGGTTGTCCCGCGGCCCAAATTCATCATGAAAAAGCAACTGAGCTTGGCCCCGATTGTTGGTTACTACGCCAAGCGGATCGGCTGTGTTGCGGTGGATCGCGGTAAGCGCGGCCAAGCGATCAAAAAGATGGTTGCGGATGTCAAATCCGGTTCCTCCTTGCCGGGGCAATTGATCATTTTCCCGCAGGGCACGCGTGTGGCTGCGGGGGTGCATATGCCCTATAAAGTGGGCACCGGTGTTTTATATGAACAAACCGGCCAAGACATCGTGCCCGCCGCAACCAATGTGGGGGTCTTCTGGCCGCGCCATGGGATCTATCGCGCACGCGGTTTGGCCGTGGTTGAGTTCCTGCCTCGGATCACATCGGGAAAGTCGATCAAAGAGGTGATGACAGAGCTGGAAGAGGTGGTTGAAATCGCCTCGGATCATTTGATGGGGGAGGCCGGGTTTTCCGCGCCGTCGAGCAAAACGTAA
- a CDS encoding pyridoxamine 5'-phosphate oxidase family protein has product MTPIKTIQDLEARYGMPGPAATQKVARRMTPEFRTWLTRSRFCILSTVGPEGTDASPRGDDGAVVRELDAGTLALPDWRGNNRIDSLRNIVRDPRISLMLFVPGSNNVVRINGRAFVTGDDDLCRSFEKGGRHPRTVIVIEISEIYTQCARALIRSGLWAAGDESAGLPSVGDILAALTEGRVGGKAYDEEWPERAANSMW; this is encoded by the coding sequence ATGACGCCGATCAAAACGATCCAAGACCTTGAGGCGCGGTATGGCATGCCCGGACCGGCCGCCACGCAAAAGGTGGCGCGCCGCATGACGCCGGAGTTTCGCACTTGGCTCACCCGGTCGCGGTTTTGCATTCTCTCAACGGTGGGACCCGAGGGCACCGACGCCTCGCCGCGCGGTGACGATGGCGCTGTGGTGCGCGAATTGGATGCCGGGACGCTGGCCTTGCCGGATTGGCGCGGCAACAATCGGATCGACAGCCTGCGCAATATCGTCCGTGATCCGCGGATCTCTTTGATGTTGTTTGTGCCGGGGTCCAATAATGTGGTGCGGATCAATGGCCGGGCTTTTGTCACGGGCGACGATGATCTGTGTCGCTCTTTTGAAAAAGGCGGACGTCATCCCCGGACCGTCATCGTGATCGAGATTTCTGAGATTTATACGCAATGCGCGCGTGCTTTGATCCGCTCCGGGCTTTGGGCTGCGGGGGACGAAAGTGCAGGCCTGCCGAGTGTGGGCGATATTTTGGCGGCGCTGACTGAGGGCCGTGTCGGCGGCAAAGCCTATGATGAAGAATGGCCGGAACGTGCCGCCAACAGCATGTGGTGA